CCAAAAGCCTTCAAGTCCTCCACAGCCAGAGGTGGAAAAAATGTCAGCCAATGATACGGGTTTGTGAACTTCGCTATCTCCTCATCAGACAAACCATAACTCTGCATAATCTCCCATTGGTACTTAACAGCGCCTGACTTAGCAACAGCCTTTGATTTCTTACCCTTAAATTTACCACCTGGTTGTGTCTGATTACCTTCATTTTGACCCCCCGTTTTTTCCTCAGGCTCACCACTTTCTTCCTCTTTGACAACCGGGAACACAGGTGGATTTCCAAACTTCTCAATCTCCCTGGTGAGCTTATCAGCTGAAGCCTTAATGGGCATTCCAGTACAATGGAAAGCAAACGGCAAAAGCACATTTGCTCCCCTCAATCTATGATAGGCGGCAGCAAATTCAAGTTTTGAAAGGGAAAATGCATGGCCCAAGTGGAGATATCCATTCATATAAGGGAATGGAAAGTTACCAAAGAACTTCTCACCATCTTTGGGTGGCGAGTCCTTTGCTTCAGCCCGGAACACATCACCCTCTAACCACCATTTTTGCACCTGTGACTCAATTTCCAAAAGCCGGTCTCTTCGAGCAAAGCTTTTTCCAGATTCTTCTGTCATTTCTTCTCCAGCTAGCCCACAAAAACTACAATTGCAGAGTTGGAAAAgagaatatcaaaatacagAATACATGCAGTACTCAGacacaaataaagaaaaccaCAAACGATTTACACAGATACACGTAATTCACTGTATGTTCACAAATGCAATTTAACAATAACATccataacaaaagaaaagatttattgCACAAATGTAAATGCAAAAACTTAGAGCACACTCACTTTCCCCCTATGGagccaagaaaatatttatattcactCTCTGCACCCCAAAATCACACACGGAGgataaaagatagaaaaatgagaataacaaagaaaattagttATGAACCACTTTACCACCCAAAATATCATCtcagaaaaaatatcaagtcAACAAACTAACAAAGTCAAACCAACCCAGAACcaaaatttttatcttaatttcatCGTTCCAAATTACCAgatatcaagaaagaaaacccaaCAACAGAAAACGGAATCATTTCACAGAAACGCCAACCAGATCCATAAGAAACACTGAGTTAACAAGTGACACCAGATTTCATGCACACacgaataaataaataaattccaacagaaatcaaaataataatagaaaaaactaaaaaaaaggtaatGGAGAACAAACCTTGCTTTATCAGAAGTGAAGTTTATAAATCGAAGACGAACATAACAAGGGACCCTCAGGCGATTATTAGCAATGCGTCTCAGCAGAGAGTGAGAAGCCACAGCTGGAGAGCAGCAACAAAGATAAGGGGAGCAGCTTAATACATAGAAGAAGAACTAGGGTTTTTCTGTATTGTATAATAGATTTTTACCGCGTCTCTAATTCTGTACTTTCCTTTCCTCGTCCCTCTTTTTAACCGTTCCGGGCCGGGTAGGGttttttggtttgattttcTAATCTCATCTGcccaataatttgtttgtttccccaaaaaaaataaaaataaataaatattaaaaggatATATcacaaacatattttattaattttttaatactaataatattttaatttaataatttaatactataatttttacgTAAAATTTCAACCAATCCAAGTAAATATGTaacagaaaatttaccaaaaagtgatgaataattaaagtaaaactTCTCCGATGGTCAAGTAAATATGTAATTGAGCACTTACTGTGGATGTCAATATTATTGTGTAATATAATTGtcatatgattatttattttttgtaaattataattattgattttctttaaattgaatattaattatatgacaagtatattacacttgtcatgtaattaattcaaatttaagcAGATCCGATCCAGGCTAAAAATTTCCCCTAGATCCACTAACGAGTCTCTACTgttattcttgatttcttaacttatatccttattttttgtgtttaatATTGAACTGCATTGTTACATACTTGAACTATTGTTTCAAAACCTGAAAACTAGAAATGACAACACAAACAAATAGGCACTAATATCTTGGAATTTCAGAACAAGAtgagaatttaaaaattgggGTCCATAGCTctcttgatatattttaagagaaaaagaagaataaaagtaaaagcACACCATATTCATAGATGCATGATGGAAAATAGAAGAGTAGAAGACAAAACTGGGACAAAATTGTTCCATTTACTAAGAGAAATGAATTCCAGCCTTATTAAATAAGGAAAGTAGGTGCATAAAATCTGCCTGACTCAGCTTGGAAGctcttttatcttcaaaaCCTCCTAGTTTTAGTACATCCAAAACTTTGTCTTTAAAGTCAGAGGCCTTTGTCTCTCCATCATCCATCTCCAtatcctcatcatcatctttaCCTTCATCAGCATCCATGCTCAGGTCCCCAAGAGTATCACCTAAAGCAGTTACACACATGGCCATTTCTTTGTCGTCTGAAAACCCTTCCGATGTGAGCTGTAATGCTTGCAAGGTTTTGTAGTTCTTCTCTAGCAATGAAAGGACGGTCTTTTGCCTAAATAGAGAACccaatgttttatttttccgGTTGAAGCAAATTCGAACTAAGCCGTCCCACTCCTTAAAGTTCACCGGAGGAAGTGGTTTCCTTGGTTCGATTCTGACCACAGAGGAGTCGACCTTGGGTGGTGGCCTGAAATTGTTCCTTCCTACTTTCAGCAAGTGGTTAACGCGAGCCAGTAGTTGAGTATTGACAGAAAGACGACAATACAGGGTATCACCAGGTTGAGCAACAAGCCTCATGGCGAATTCTCTTTGGAACATAATTACCGCACACCTGAATAAGGGGCGATGAGATAACAATTTAAAAGTAAGAGGGGACGAAATTTGGTATGGAATGTTCGCCACGCAAATATCAAAGTATGGAAGATCACACTTCAGAACATCTCCTTGTATGACCTGCGGCGAGAATATTCCAATACAAAATCAGTCTCGAGCTTTTTCTCAGCAGTCTCTAATTCGTATAAGGTTCGATACTAAAATTATGcagaaatatgtaaaaaaagagaaaaacattGAATCAACTCATGTTCCTTGTCTGTCATTTCCGCCAAAACGAACAAGTTTAACATCTATGAGGAGTTCTGAAATAGAAAACTTGGGCTTTTATCTAATTTCCCTTTCtactttttctcttcttgCATTGAGAATCTTGCAAAAGATTAAAGGTTTCATCCAAAGAAAGCATATAAAGATTAACATTTAACATTAATCCTTTCCTCTATCCTCATAGCTATACAAGACTATATCACAGCTAACAAAGATTCAATCTAGAACTAAAACATGGCAGAAGGTTAGTCAATTTACTAGTAGAACATGAACAAAAAAAGACATTAAATACTTGAACTAATAACTTGCTGCAATACATATAACTTCCAACTAAAAGTGTACGAAGACAGCATATCCAGAATTTAACTTTAACTTTCACTATTTATATGCCCGTGCCTATCGTATCCCACGTATCCTATTCCTGTAAGAACGgaacaaaattgattttgaagaACAACACTTGAATTTAAGACCAATCCAAATTAAACAGTCCTTTTTTCCCAAATCCAACTCCAATAGATAGAGCACACAACAGGCCTCGAAGATCAACAAACTTCAATAACAAAATCTTTCATCAAGGAAATAAAAGATTTCACGCACCTTCAACCGACTAGAATAGGGAGTACCCTGAAAACGGCGCTCCAGCTCGAGCACCATACGTGGATCAAGCTCCACAGCAATAACAGATTTGCCCGCTTCAAGAAGCTTCTTTGTGAGATTACCTGTACCCGGACCGATCTCAAGGATAATGTCAGTAGATTTTATGCCTGATTTCTGAATAATTGAGTCGACCAAGAGTGGGTTTTTCAGTATGTGCTGGCCCTTTGACTTGTGGAAGGGAATTCCACCCTGAAAATGAGGGTTCGATGCTGCGCCGCGGCCTCCTCTCTGTAACTTCTCTCTCTTAATTTTACCTCCCGCCATTCCAGTAGTAGGTTGCTGAAACTGGCGTGCTAGAGTTTTTACACAAATACACGTAtttcaatgtattttttaaaaaaaaaaacgatttaacaataatttccatgacaaaagaaaagattgatTACACAATTGCAAATGCAAAAACTTCAGAGCCCACTCATTTTCCCTCTATGGAGCCACAAgaacatatttatattcacTCTCTGCACCCCAAAATCACACACGGAGAATAAAAGATAGAACAATGATAACTACAAACAAAATTAGTTATGAACCActtcaccacaaaaataaacCCAGAACCAAAATTATCTTAATCTTATCATTcatatcaagaaagaaaaagaaacaacagaAAACGGAATCATTTTTCAGAAACCCCAACCGGATCCATAAGTTAACAATTGAATCCAGGTATCATGCATACacgaaaaacaaataaattccaaCAGCAATGAAACTATCAACAGAAAaaactggaaaaaaaaaaaaaagaaaagaaggtaACTGAGTACAAACCTAGCTTTATCAGAACTGAAGTTTATAAACCGGAGACGAACAAAACAAGAGGCCCTGAGGCGATTACCAGCAACGCGTCTCAGCAGAGAATGAGACGCCACGGCTGGAGAGCAGCAACAGAGATAAGCGGAGAAGAGGAACTAGGGCTTTTGTGTATTGTAATAGATTTTTACTGCGTCTCTAATTCTATATTCTCCTTTTCTCCTCCCTCTTCCTAACCGGGTCGGGTTTTTGGTTAGCTTTGTTTGtctatgaaaataatatatatatatatacttttcatattgagaaaaatatattacattaactataaatattatatttccttTCTTACATATAATACCTTTTAGATATCACATCAACCACTACCATTATCACGACTGGATTTAGATGGGTTTGTCAAAATTCAGAACTTATCCcgtcaaaaaaattttaaactcgAGTTCCCTTAAATTTGGGATCCATCGAATTGGATTCGAGAGACccgattaatattttttaaaaattaaaagtatcattttttaaaaaaataaaattattgttaactttataaatataagataaaaaaataattgaatttttttttttagttttgtaaatttatatgtgcGTGTTTTagacattaaaatattattttctttttagaaaatatgttaagtatataaatataatatatatatataaactatttatgacattacaatattaagtttataaattatatgtaagtaatatatttatatttttatatatgtacaagtatattttatatgtacttatataaaatatattttttaaaaaaaaaatctagacGGGTCTGAATCCAAACTACTAAAAATCAGTATCTCTCCCAAAATCTACTTAGGCCACCTTTACTTTGGATGATATGATAAATGTGTGATGTTTTAAGCTGTGATTGAAATTGTGATAATGATATGATTGATTATATATGACTATTAAAAAATGGATTATGGAAGTATTAGTCTATCTCATATTTACTATGAAACATATTGGAGTTGATAAAATTAGCCGTAAAAGAAATGGTCCCTATAAATAAAGTTGATTATTCGTGTCAAACTAAAAGTTTTGGtacaaaattactaaaatctGAAAGATTTTCAGAatgatttaactaatttggatggttataaatttttcattacgtactttttaaaataaattaattatatttatttttgaagtcaAGTGTTTTgcttaaaaatttagatgtagTCGTGATCCCCATCCACAACTTGAAatgaatttgctttattttattatcttaattatttaaattattaataattaaatttaaaatattttattaattacattcaataaataaatttaaaaatttattaatgataaaaaaacataattatctgttacaattatttattgtctATAATCCTGATTTGACATATTAGATTATCTTGAATTACCTATCGTTTTGTTGGGATTGTCGTCTTTCAcgcatttataattaatttatctcaattgaatatatattatttagcttcaaaaataataagtagaaatacaaaaaagaatatgataaaccaatttaaattttgaaacattCCAATAATCTCATCAAAATGAACAAAGTGAGCATCTGAGGTTCAAATTGTACAGTCTAATTTATTCCGGTTTCGCTTAGTAGTTCAGATGTGCATTAAACGTGtttatgttgaaaatagatagCTGAAGTCGCATGAAgcaattttagaaaaacataaaaatccGGCCTGCCGGATTCGAACCAGCGACCTAAGGATTGCTATGAGCACACTACAGTCCTCCGCTCTACCAACTGAGCTAAGGCCGGTTTGGTTCAATCCTCGATTAATATCAACTACTTTGTGTTCACAATAAAGaacccaaaacaaaaaaaacatgacatgatgatgtaaatttcaaagttccatttttttaatgaacCATATTGTCGAGATCAAATCATAACATTGATAAATTGAATTAGACAATATTTCATACAATGTGGCATCAATCACATtacatatcatatttaaataagatttatGTAAAGcgaaattaaaaacaaatatctcATTAACGCACTTAGAATCTAAGCAAAATCTCAACTTAGAGAGAGTAATTGATGAGATATGACATATATTATTgagagtaaatattatattttaaatattttttctttttacctaACGACGActggttttatttatttaattttcaatagaaacaatcatttctaaaataatCATAGTTGTTGCACCGTAAATCGATAATTTTGATTGACCAGGTGCTTAAAGTTGAGATCccacaaataaatttaaggtCATAAATCCTATCTAACGTGTACATActtatctcattttatgtgcgttcgttgtaatttattttgcaatgCTTAATCATAGTAATGTAAActaatacaatttaaaaattgctcaatttattaaaaaaacattcatgtatattattataattatagcttttataaaaaattcaataattctcAATAAGTTctcattttaaattgtatGAATATTAGACATTATCTTAAATGGGATGCAAGTTCACATTGCATatattttgctttgtttttatttttttgggcaTCAATGTGGTGCCACTTAGAAAGTATTTAATGCTGTGATAGCTGGGCAATATTTCCTCATCTATGCTATATTGAATctcatttcatattatttctCGTTGAAGTGTCATGAGATAAAACTACAAGCAATTGTAGCATAATATTTCCACTCTTCTAAATGGAAAAATTCTATACCCCGACTTAtagtttatttacacaaatcatccatattttttagaaaattatacatacacccaCTATAAATTTTGACATCATTCGCATAAATCACCcctacttaaaaaattacacatacacccccACAAAAAACATCagcatcattacacaaactacacTTACTTTTTAACTACCAGGGAGGTATATAGCTATGCAACAAACAGgattgatttttgtaaatagACAGAGATctgaaaacataaacataattatctctaaatgTTGTGTTGGACCACAAATGTCCTAGGCAGAGTTCTTCTGCATAGACATGGGAGCTCAAATGCGCAAGCCCTTGCAAAATGGACAATCCACTCAACTTGATCTGTACCAATTGGTTTTATACTCTGTTACAGTCGTTAGGTCGACGTTGAGGCCactttttggtttcttttcttggCCACAAACTGcttgtatttattttctgttcttTTATCATCAAGAACATAAAActtccttcttcttttctaataataaaagtataaaaaaataattcaaataataatagtcaTACAGAGACATACGAAAActgtttgatttatttttaattcttacaAAGAGAAAAATCTATAAGTGAATATgtatacttttgaaaattttcagcaagggagaaatgcaaagagaaTGCAAAAACTTAGGTCAACATGATTCGTGATGTTTCGATTATGTCTGAAACAACTAAAAGATAGGAAAAATATAGCGAATATGTTTCTCCACTGCCGTCCTGGGTTTCTCTTCGGATCAGGAACTTTATAGGAAGTTGCTGTCTTGGGATATCAGTGTACATCCAACAAAGCATACTGCAACAATCAAAACCTTTGGACCACAACTACATTATGGCACTGGGGTAACTGTTTTTACAGATTAAGGAGATAGCTACCGAACCAAGTTGAATTCACACAAAAATCTATGCTAGCAAAGAATATTCAGCATGAAGTGAACTTATTATTGCTTTGCACTTTTGCGTcagtgaaaagaaaaactaaaacaaaactcTGGAACCAAAGAGAAATCAGGGGTGTAAGCAAATACCTCTTATCTAATGCTCTGAAAAATTCTGGATTGTAGAACGACATGCACTAAAACTCTATGGTCTTGACCAGCTAGCTTTGATGAATAAGATCTTGCGCAATAATATTCCTAGCCTCATTGCAAAGTGCGTCTGGCTTATTTCCCACTAGAGATGGATGAATGATAACTTTCACCGATCCTGGATTTAATCTTCCTTCCATTCCGGCAGGCATGATTTCACCAGTCCCAATGAGGGTAATTGGGATAACAGGTACCCCGGTCTTTGCTGCGACGCTAAATGCACCTTTCTACAAAATAATCAGCCACGCAAGCAGAATATGACTTGTCAGATAATGTTAAGAGTGAATACACATATTAGATCATATATGATGATGAGAACAGATCAAGAATGGATGGCAGTGTGATGTTTAGACTTTGGAGAACTCATACAGGCAACAGTTACTGATATGGTTATCTTCCCTGCCTGTATGCCCATACGAGGTGAATCTTAAGGAATCACAACGAAAGGATCGTTTTGGTAAAATCTGTTTTTAAGAGAAATGAAatgtcaaaatttcaaatttaatatatttcaatttggACTTCCAAACATTCTTTCAATTATCCTAATAATTCCCAACGATTTCGAACTGATTCCCATCTGAATTCCTTGAGAAAAAGAAGCCTTTACAGAATGGAGAAACCCCACCTTTTAGCAATATCAGGTCAACACTCGATTTGAGTTACAACAATAGATGACAACTAAGATGGGAAATAAATCCTACCTTAAAAGGACCTAATTTTCCATCTTTACTCCGAGTGCCCTCTGGGAAGAAGAAAACTGATGCCCCCTTCTTGATCAGAGCCATGCATTGCTTAAGGCAGTCCTACATCCGAAGTAGGCAACAAAAATAAGACAGCTGAAAAGCACATAAAGTTCTTCAACAATATTAAAGAGTTGAATCCTATTCCTTAATCTATAATCGGGATTGTATGGGAGAAAAACAGTTTCCTATAATATGAAGTAAACATTATGAAGAAGAACCAAGTACCAATTGACTTCTGCTGTCCATGCGCTTTAGAGGAATTACTCCCAGGAGAAACATGGCCCACCCAATAATtggataaagaaaaattgaagtcTTACTGATGAATTTGAAGCTTCTTCCAAGAGTTAGAAGAGTATATATGTCTAAAAAGCTTTGGTGATTGGCCACATATACAGCCGGGGTATTTGTTGGAGGCAGATTCTCCAGTCCCTCATACTCAATCTTGACAAAGGGAGCAACTGTCAGAAATGCCCAGGTTTTGGCAACCAGATAATGGGCTTGTCTACGATAGCGGTCGAACATGAGCACAAATGGATGCTCTAGAAGCATAGGCACGAACAAAATGATGGCAGCACAAGCAGTTACAGCGTAAAAGCAAATTCCTCTGACCTTTGAATTCAACCaaatttctgaaataaatcttaaaatgaATAAGTGGTGAGAATAGCAAGGCTAAAAATTCTACCAGAAATAGAAGGGTGTCAGACAAGTAGCATACCTAACAATGGATATGAAGCTCCAGTAGACCCAGCACTTGTAAGCTCGGACCTCACAACTACATCTCTTGAAAATTTTCCTCTTCTACAAGAACCAGATCCATTAAATGTTCCACAGAACTCCCCTTTATGGTTAGAGGAGCCCAGGGTTGGATATTGATGCGTTCTTGAACCAAATACTGTTTCATGTGGAAGACCATCTACATGAGCAAAAAGGGAAATGCAgaccaattaatatttttttggagcAATCATCAACTAGTATATACACAGTCCCCACTGACCGGCTGGAAAGAAGGTTAGATGGATGATACTTAACAAGAGAGATGCAGAAAAGTCGGATATAGTTACCAGCAAAGTGAATCTGATTACCCTCATAATCTTGTacaatgataataaaattggtCTCAGTAAGGTGGTACATTAGAAGTTTGTGCTGATACGGAACTATCAAATTCTTACACATAAGAGATTTTCATGACAAAGTGGATATAACCATATAAGAGTCAATACACATGCAATTCAAGGGAAATATACAATGTCAACTAGATTGGGGATAGTTTGATTTCATCTCCTCCTTCTGTTCTCACTCTTAGAAATATTCATCTTGAGGTAATACATTGAGTTTGGCCTCAGATCTTGTTCACTACGTGCATgtcaaattacatcaaactaaTCTCAGGGctctaacttatttaattgaatagtTTACATATTACAATGGGACCATGTGGTTTGACTTGGGGGTGAATACAGCATATGAAAAAATCTGAAGTCACCCAATTGAATAGGTAAAAAACATGCACCCACCATAAGTTTAACTGGGAATTAGCCATATGTTTCATTGTGAAAATGTGAGGACTTTCCATTATGTGAACACTGTCGTTACCAGCATTATATTTCGTGTTATGAATTGGATATTATGACTGATGACTTAATTTAGCAAGTGTTACGGAGTAAAAGCCAAACACCACTGCTATATCACCAACACACAACTATTCACTCTAACAATTGTTACTGATTgcagaaatatgattttcatgTTGGTTGGTTGTCATTACTCATTAAACTTAATAAAGACAGGTACTATCAATCATCCGGGTGTATTTTGCTATCCTATCTTCTAAGTcaatatgttttaattaatataatcaaaatgaaCGCATAATCATCctcaataataattgttttatatGCATACTCTTCGAACAAAGGCATCAAAATATTGACACATACTACATTGAGAACAAATTGACACACTAGAATTTCTACTAAAATTATACACCAATTCATAACAACAGATGCAAAAAAAGTTTCCTCTATATTCTTGTACCATAtaattttgcttatttctttcaaactaAACAAGGATAAATCAGGTAAAACTTAGAActgagggttttttttttccttttatttgtaatttcggAGAGAACCTCACAACCAAGTCCTACTAACCAtgaaatgcataaaaaaaaagcattaaGAGAAGGGTTCCAGTGATAAACCTTGAAGATACAACAATTATTCTGGGGAAATGAGCAAGCTTGGTTGCCTTGGCATAATTTTCAAGAAGTGAGATTTTACCCCAACTCCGCTTATTTACTGTGATCATATTAGCTATTCAACACTCCTCACCCCACCACACCACCCaaagaggggggggggggaaccACTTTCTTCTTTATACTTTTNNNNNNNNNNNNNNNNNNNNNNNNNNNNNNNNNNNNNNNNNNNNNNNNNNNNNNNNNNNNNNNNNNNNNNNNNNNNNNNNNNNNNNNNNNNNNNNNNNNNNNNNNNNNNNNNNNNNNNNNNNNNNNNNNNNGGGGGGGGGGGGAACCACTTTACTCTTTATAGCTTTAATGTAACATTCTGGCCAAGGTAAAACGGCTAGTTCAACATATTAACGAAAATATGCCCTACCAACACATATAGACTAGACTGGCACATATTTCATAGAGAAGCAATTGGAAACAATCAAATAAAG
The window above is part of the Sesamum indicum cultivar Zhongzhi No. 13 linkage group LG7, S_indicum_v1.0, whole genome shotgun sequence genome. Proteins encoded here:
- the LOC105166580 gene encoding ribosomal RNA small subunit methyltransferase-like, whose amino-acid sequence is MAGGKIKREKLQRGGRGAASNPHFQGGIPFHKSKGQHILKNPLLVDSIIQKSGIKSTDIILEIGPGTGNLTKKLLEAGKSVIAVELDPRMVLELERRFQGTPYSSRLKVIQGDVLKCDLPYFDICVANIPYQISSPLTFKLLSHRPLFRCAVIMFQREFAMRLVAQPGDTLYCRLSVNTQLLARVNHLLKVGRNNFRPPPKVDSSVVRIEPRKPLPPVNFKEWDGLVRICFNRKNKTLGSLFRQKTVLSLLEKNYKTLQALQLTSEGFSDDKEMAMCVTALGDTLGDLSMDADEGKDDDEDMEMDDGETKASDFKDKVLDVLKLGGFEDKRASKLSQADFMHLLSLFNKAGIHFS
- the LOC105166581 gene encoding uncharacterized protein LOC105166581 (The sequence of the model RefSeq protein was modified relative to this genomic sequence to represent the inferred CDS: added 137 bases not found in genome assembly), translating into MAASIARSILTVRSTGATASLLLHRRFFSSTVSKPPSLPGLARLRISTTRSVTPALSHAVRFSSSTRINQVRCRVNRSGSAYSPLNSESNFSDLPPTEMAPLFPGCDYERWLVLMDKPGGEGATKQQMIDCYIQTLAKVVGSEEEAKKRIYNVSSEMYFGFVCEIDEETSNNLEGLPGVLCVLPDSYVDPENKDCGGIQEQRHLIGLSSRPLASHDGFHLGCFPHKHPIQRKSKYGLPHETVFGSRTHQYPTLGSSNHKGEFCGTFNGSGSCRRGKFSRDVVVRSELTSAGSTGASYPLLEIWLNSKVRGICFYAVTACAAIILFVPMLLEHPFVLMFDRYRRQAHYLVAKTWAFLTVAPFVKIEYEGLENLPPTNTPAVYVANHQSFLDIYTLLTLGRSFKFISKTSIFLYPIIGWAMFLLGVIPLKRMDSRSQLDCLKQCMALIKKGASVFFFPEGTRSKDGKLGPFKKGAFSVAAKTGVPVIPITLIGTGEIMPAGMEGRLNPGSVKVIIHPSLVGNKPDALCNEARNIIAQDLIHQS